The DNA window GGACTGCGGCGCGTTGAGGATAGGGGTCGACATCAGCGAGCCGTAGACGCCGCCGTTGGAGATGGTGAAGGTGCCGCCCTGCATCTCCTCGATCTTCAGCTGGCCGTCGCGGGCGCGCTTGCCGTAGCCGCCGATGGTCTTTTCCACCTCGGCGATCGACATCATGTCGGCGTCCCGCACCACCGGCACCACGAGGCCCTTCTCGGTGCCGACGGCAACGCCGATGTGGTAGTAGTTCTTGAACACGAGGTCGGTGCCGTCGATCTCGGCGTTGACCGCCGGAACGTCCTTCAGCGCCTGGATCACGGCCTTCACGAAGAAGCCCATGAAGCCGAGCTTCTGGCCGTGCTTCTTCTCGAAGATGTCCTTGTAGGTCGAGCGCAGCGCCATCACGTTGGTCATGTCGACCTCGTTGAAGGTCGTCAGCATCGCCGCCGTGTTCTGGGCGTCCTTGAGGCGCTTGGCGATGGTCTGGCGCAGCTTGGTCATGCGCACCCGCTCCTCGCGGGAGGCATCGTCCATCGCGACGGGCGCGCGGGCTGCAACCGGTGCGGGGGCGGCGGCAGGCGCCGGTGCGCCGGACTTGATCGCTGCGAGCACGTCTTCCTTCAGCACCTGGCCGCGCTTGCCGGAACCGGCGTCGACCGACGCGCCGCTTTCGGCCATCAGCTTGGCAGCCGAGGGGGCCGGCGGCATCGAGGTGGCGCCGCCGTTGGGCGCGGGCTTGGGAGCCTCGGGCGCAGGGGCGGGCGCGGCGGCTGCCGGAGCCTCGGCCTTCGGGGCGGGAGCCGCGCCGGCGCCTTCGCTCATCGAGCCGAGCAGCGCGCCGACTTCGACCGTCTCGCCGTCGGCGACGAGGATTTCCGAAAGAACGCCGCTTGCCGGCGCCGGCACTTCGATGGTGACCTTGTCGGTCTCAAGCTCCACGAGCGGCTCGTCGACCGAGACGCTGTCGCCGGCCTTCTTGTACCAGCGGCCGATGGTCGCCTCGGTGACGGATTCACCGAGGGTTGGAACGCGAATTTCGGTGGCCATTGTTCTCGTCTCGTCAAATCGGGAAAGGAAGGATCGAGGCGGCGGGCCTGGCCTGTGTGGCCGGTCGGGGGCCGGCCGCCTCGAACGATCGAACGCGGGTTACTCGGCGAAGGCGTCGTCGAGGAAAGCCTGCAACTGTTGCATATGCTTCGACATCAGGCCCGTGGCCGTGGCGGCGGACGGCGGACGTCCGATATAGCGCAGGCGCTGCGACTTGGACCCCGTCTGCCTCAGCACCCAGTCCATGTAGGGATCGACGAAGGCCCAGGAACCCATGTTCTTGGGCTCTTCCTGGCACCAGACGATCTCCGCGTTGGGGAAGCGTGACAGTTCGCTCACCAGCGCCTTGGCCGGGAACGGGTAGAGCTGCTCCAGGCGCAGGAGATAGACGTCGTTGACGCCGCGCTTCAGCCGGTCCTCGTAGAGGTCGTAGTAGACCTTGCCGCTGCACAGCACCACCCGCCGGACCTGATCGTCGGCGACGAGCTTGATCTCGGCGTTCGGATCGGACTGGGCATCGTCCCACAGGAGGCGGTGGAACGAGGTTTCCGCCCCCATCTCCTCCAGCCTGGAGACCGCCCGCTTGTGGCGCAGCAGCGACTTCGGCGTCATCAGGATCAGCGGCTTGCGGAAGTCGCGGGTCACCTGGCGGCGCAGGATGTGGAAGTAGTTCGAAGGCGTCGTGCAGTTGGCGACCTGCATGTTGTCCTCGGCGCACATCTGCAGGAAGCGCTCAAGGCGCGCCGACGAATGCTCCGGTCCCTGTCCTTCGTAGCCGTGCGGCAGCAGGCAGACGAGACCGGACATGCGCAGCCACTTGCGCTCGCCCGCCGAGATGAACTGGTCGAAGACCACCTGCGCGCCATTGGCGAAGTCGCCGAACTGGGCTTCCCAGAGCGTCAGCGCGTTCGGGCGGGCCAGCGAGTAGCCGTATTCGAAGCCAAGCACCGCCTCCTCGGAGAGCATCGAGTTGATGACCTCGTAGCGGGCCTGCTGCTTGGAGAGATTGGCGAGCGGGATGAAGCGGGCCTCGGTCTCCTGGTCGTAGAGCACGGAATGGCGCTGCGAGAAGGTGCCGCGCTCGCAGTCCTGGCCGGAGAGGCGCACTTTGTGGCCCTCGACCACGAGCGAGCCGAAGGCGAGCGACTCGGCGGTCGCCCAGTCGATGCCCTCGCCGCTCTCGATCGCCTTGGAGCGGGCATCCATGAACCGTTGCACCGTGCGGTGGACGTTGAAGCCCTCCGGCACCTTGGCGAGCTTGCGGCCAATCTCGCGCAGCTTGTCCATGTCGATGCCGGTCAGGCCCGGCCGGCGCTCGTCGAAGCTGTCGGCGACCCGAAGGCCCGACCACACGCCGTCCAGCCAGTCCGCCTTGTTGGGCTTGTATGACTGGCCGGTTTCGAACTCGCTGTCGAGCATGGCGCGGAACTCGGCCTTGCGCGCCTCGACGGCCTCGGCCGTGATCGTGCCCTCGGCGATGAGCTTCTCGCTGTAGAGCTGCAGCGTCGTCGGTTGCTGGCGGATCTTCTTGTACATGATCGGCTGGGTGAACGCCGGCTCGTCGCCCTCGTTGTGGCCGAAGCGGCGGTAGCAGATCATGTCGACGACCACCGGCTTGTGGAACTTCTGCCGGTACTCGATGGCGATCTTGGCGGCAAAGACGACCGCTTCCGGGTCGTCGCCGTTCACATGGAAGATCGGCGCTTCCACCATCTTCGCCACATCGGAAGGGTAGGGCGAGGAGCGCGAGAAATGCGGGTTGGTGGTGAAGCCGATCTGGTTGTTGATGATGAAGTGGATCGAGCCGCCGACGCGGTGGCCGCGCAACTGGCTGAGGCCGAAGCACTCGGCGACGACGCCCTGGCCGGCGAAGGCCGCATCGCCGTGCAGCAGCAGCGGCAGCACCTTGACGCGCTCGTGCAGGGGGATGATGTCGCCTTCGTGCACGGTGGCGATCTGGTCCTGCTTGGCGCGGACCTTGCCGAGCACCACCGGATTGACGATCTCCAGGTGCGAGGGATTGGGCGTCAGGGACAGGTGCACCTTGTTGCCGTCGAACTCGCGGTCCGACGAGGCGCCGAGGTGGTACTTCACGTCGCCGGAGCCTTCCACGTCGTCGGGGGCGTAGGAGCCGCCCTTGAACTCGTGGAAGAGCGCGCGGTGGGTCTTGCCCATCACCTGGGTCAGGACGTTGAGGCGGCCGCGGTGGGCCATGCCGAGCACGATTTCCTGGACGCCGAGGTTGCCGCCGCGCTTGATGATCTGTTCCAGCGCCGGGATCAGCGACTCGCCGCCGTCGAGGCCGAAGCGCTTGGTGCCGGTGAACTTGACGTCGAGGAACTTCTCGAAGCCTTCGGACTCGATCAGCTTGTTGAGGATGGCGCGCTTGCCTTCCGGCGTGAAGCTGATCTGCTTGTCGGGCCCCTCGATGCGCTCCTGGATCCAGGACTTCTCGTCCGGATCGGAGATGTGCATGAACTCGACGCCCACGGTCGAGCAATAGGTGCGGCGCAGGATCTCGACGATCTCGCTGATCGTCGCGTATTCCATGCCGAGGACGCCGTCGATGAAGATCTGGCGGTCGAGGTCGGCACCGGAAAAGCCATAGGACGCGGGCGAAAGTTCAGCGTCGTCCGGCTTCTTGGCAAGGTCCAGGGGATCGAGGTTGGCGTGCAGATGGCCGCGCATGCGATAGGCGCGGATCAGCATCAGGGCGCGGGTGGAATCGCGCGTCGCCTGGACGAGGTCGGCCTCGCTGACCGCGCTGCCGGTCGCGGCCGCCTTGTCCTTGAGCTTCTTCTCGACGACCTTCGCCGTCTCGCCCCAGTTGCCGTCGAGCGCGGCGACCATCTCGCCGTTCGGCGTGATCGGCCAGTTGGCGCGCTCCCACGAGGCGCCCTTGGCGTTGGCGATCACATCGTCGCGATTTTCGTCGAGCGCGGCGAAGAACCGCTGCCAGTCGGGGTCGACCGAAGTCGGGTCGGCCTGGTAGCGGGCGTGCATTTCCTCGATCCAGACGGCGTTGCCGCCATAAAGGAAGGAAGTTTGCGCGAAGGCTTCGTTCAGATCCTGGCGTGCCATATGACGGTTCCGGGGGTTGCCCGCCTCTCGTCTGGATGCGCCGCTTTTGTTGTGTTGTGCGGCGTCTATGATGGATGCCGATGGCGGGCACTCCCGCCATCGGCCATGATGAACAATCGTCTTTCGTTCCTACCAGATGGTCAGCAAGGACCATGCCGGCAAGGCGTCATCAGCCCTTGAGCACCTCGACGAGCGTCTTGCCGAGCTTGGCCGGCGAGGGCGAGACCTTGATCCCGGCGCTTTCCATCGCCTCGATCTTGCTCTCCGCGCCGCCCTTGCCGCCGGAAACGACGGCGCCGGCGTGGCCCATCGTGCGTCCGGGAGGGGCGGTACGGCCCGCGATGAAGCCGGCCATCGGCTTCTTGCGGCCCTTCTTGGCCTCGTCCTTCAGGAACTGGGCTGCGTCCTCCTCGGCCGAGCCACCGATCTCGCCGATCATGATGATCGACTCGGTTGCGGGGTCGGCAAGGAACATCTCCAGCACGTCGATGAACTCGGTGCCCTTGACCGGATCGCCGCCGATGCCGACGGCCGTCGTCTGGCCGAGGCCCTCGTTCGTGGTCTGGAACACCGCCTCATAGGTCAGCGTGCCCGAGCGCGACACGATGCCGACGGAGCCCTTCTTGAAGATGGAGCCCGGCATGATGCCGATCTTGCACTCTTCCGGCGTCAGGACGCCGGGGCAGTTCGGGCCGAGCAGCCGCGACTTGGAGCCCTCGAGGCGTGCCTTGACCTTCACCATGTCGACCACCGGAATGCCCTCGGTGATGCAGACGATGAAGGGAATCTCGGCCTCGATGGCCTCGATGATGGCGGCAGCCGCACCCGCCGGCGGCACGTAGACGACGGACGCGTCGGCGCCCGTTGCGTCCCTCGCCTCGGCGACGGAGGTGTAGATCGGCAGCTTGGCGCTGTCGTCCTTGGACGAGACCCAGGTCTCGCCGCCCTTCTTCGGGTGGACGCCGGCGACCATCTGGGTGCCGTAGTAGGCGAGCGCCTGCTCGGTGTGGAAGGTGCCCGTCTTGCCGGTGAGGCCCTGGACGATGACCTTGGTATTCTTGTCAACGAGAATCGACATGCGTGTCAGCCTTTCACCGCGGCAACGATCTTCTGGGCGGCATCATCGAGGTCGTCGGCCGCAATGACGTTGAGGCCGCTTTCGTTGATGATCTTCTTGCCGAGTTCGACGTTGGTGCCTTCCAGGCGCACGACGAGCGGAACCTGCAGACCGACATCCCTGACGGCCGCGACCACGCCTTCGGCGATGACGTCGCAACGCATGATGCCGCCGAAGATGTTGACGAGAATGCCCTGGACCGCCGGGTCCGCGGTGATGATCTTGAAGGCCGCCGTGACCTTCTCCTTGCTTGCGCCGCCGCCGACGTCGAGGAAGTTGGCGGGCTCGGCGCCATAGAGCTTGATGATGTCCATGGTGGCCATGGCAAGGCCGGCGCCGTTCACCATGCAGCCGATGTTGCCGTGAAGGGCGACATAGGCGAGGTCATACTTGGAGGCCTCGATTTCCTTGTCGTCTTCCTCGGACTTGTCGCGCAGCTCCACGATTTCCGGATGACGGAAGAGCGCGTTGCCGTCGAAGGAGACCTTGGCGTCGAGCACGCGCAGGTAGCCGTCCTTCATGACGATCAGCGGGTTGATCTCGAGAAGGCTCATGTCCTTCTCCATGAACGCCCGGTAGAGCGTCGGGAACAGGAGCTTGGCGTCGTCGTGGGCGTTGCCCTCGAGCTCCAGCTCCATGCAGATCTTCTCGACGTTGGCCTCGGTGACGCCCATCGCCGGGTCGATGTCGATGGTGTGGATCTTGTCGGGGGTCGAATGGGCGACCTCCTCGATGTCCATGCCGCCCTCGGTGGAAACCACGAAGGCAACCTGGCCGCAGGAGCGGTCGACGAGCAGCGAACAGTAGAGCTCGCGGTCGATGTTGGCACCGTCCTCCAGATAAAGGCGGTTGACCTGCTTGCCGTCGGGGCCGGTCTGGTTTGTCACCAGCGTCTTGCCGAACATCTCCTTGATGTTGGCGACGGCGTCCTCGGGAGAGAAGGTGACGCGCACGCCGCCCTTCGCATCCGGGCCGAGTTCCTTGAACTTGCCCTTGCCGCGCCCGCCGGCATGGATCTGGCTCTTCACCACATAGACCGGGCCCGGCAGTGCCTCGACCGCCGCTTCCGCCTGGTCCACGGCAAGGATCGGGACCCCGTCGGCCACCGGCACGCCGTATTCCTTCAGCAGTGCCTTGGCCTGATACTCATGAATGTTCATTTGCTCTTATCCCCCCGAAATGGGTCTTCAGACGTCTGCGGGCACCAAAGGGCCGATG is part of the Hartmannibacter diazotrophicus genome and encodes:
- the sucD gene encoding succinate--CoA ligase subunit alpha, with the protein product MSILVDKNTKVIVQGLTGKTGTFHTEQALAYYGTQMVAGVHPKKGGETWVSSKDDSAKLPIYTSVAEARDATGADASVVYVPPAGAAAAIIEAIEAEIPFIVCITEGIPVVDMVKVKARLEGSKSRLLGPNCPGVLTPEECKIGIMPGSIFKKGSVGIVSRSGTLTYEAVFQTTNEGLGQTTAVGIGGDPVKGTEFIDVLEMFLADPATESIIMIGEIGGSAEEDAAQFLKDEAKKGRKKPMAGFIAGRTAPPGRTMGHAGAVVSGGKGGAESKIEAMESAGIKVSPSPAKLGKTLVEVLKG
- a CDS encoding 2-oxoglutarate dehydrogenase E1 component — its product is MARQDLNEAFAQTSFLYGGNAVWIEEMHARYQADPTSVDPDWQRFFAALDENRDDVIANAKGASWERANWPITPNGEMVAALDGNWGETAKVVEKKLKDKAAATGSAVSEADLVQATRDSTRALMLIRAYRMRGHLHANLDPLDLAKKPDDAELSPASYGFSGADLDRQIFIDGVLGMEYATISEIVEILRRTYCSTVGVEFMHISDPDEKSWIQERIEGPDKQISFTPEGKRAILNKLIESEGFEKFLDVKFTGTKRFGLDGGESLIPALEQIIKRGGNLGVQEIVLGMAHRGRLNVLTQVMGKTHRALFHEFKGGSYAPDDVEGSGDVKYHLGASSDREFDGNKVHLSLTPNPSHLEIVNPVVLGKVRAKQDQIATVHEGDIIPLHERVKVLPLLLHGDAAFAGQGVVAECFGLSQLRGHRVGGSIHFIINNQIGFTTNPHFSRSSPYPSDVAKMVEAPIFHVNGDDPEAVVFAAKIAIEYRQKFHKPVVVDMICYRRFGHNEGDEPAFTQPIMYKKIRQQPTTLQLYSEKLIAEGTITAEAVEARKAEFRAMLDSEFETGQSYKPNKADWLDGVWSGLRVADSFDERRPGLTGIDMDKLREIGRKLAKVPEGFNVHRTVQRFMDARSKAIESGEGIDWATAESLAFGSLVVEGHKVRLSGQDCERGTFSQRHSVLYDQETEARFIPLANLSKQQARYEVINSMLSEEAVLGFEYGYSLARPNALTLWEAQFGDFANGAQVVFDQFISAGERKWLRMSGLVCLLPHGYEGQGPEHSSARLERFLQMCAEDNMQVANCTTPSNYFHILRRQVTRDFRKPLILMTPKSLLRHKRAVSRLEEMGAETSFHRLLWDDAQSDPNAEIKLVADDQVRRVVLCSGKVYYDLYEDRLKRGVNDVYLLRLEQLYPFPAKALVSELSRFPNAEIVWCQEEPKNMGSWAFVDPYMDWVLRQTGSKSQRLRYIGRPPSAATATGLMSKHMQQLQAFLDDAFAE
- the sucC gene encoding ADP-forming succinate--CoA ligase subunit beta codes for the protein MNIHEYQAKALLKEYGVPVADGVPILAVDQAEAAVEALPGPVYVVKSQIHAGGRGKGKFKELGPDAKGGVRVTFSPEDAVANIKEMFGKTLVTNQTGPDGKQVNRLYLEDGANIDRELYCSLLVDRSCGQVAFVVSTEGGMDIEEVAHSTPDKIHTIDIDPAMGVTEANVEKICMELELEGNAHDDAKLLFPTLYRAFMEKDMSLLEINPLIVMKDGYLRVLDAKVSFDGNALFRHPEIVELRDKSEEDDKEIEASKYDLAYVALHGNIGCMVNGAGLAMATMDIIKLYGAEPANFLDVGGGASKEKVTAAFKIITADPAVQGILVNIFGGIMRCDVIAEGVVAAVRDVGLQVPLVVRLEGTNVELGKKIINESGLNVIAADDLDDAAQKIVAAVKG
- the odhB gene encoding 2-oxoglutarate dehydrogenase complex dihydrolipoyllysine-residue succinyltransferase translates to MATEIRVPTLGESVTEATIGRWYKKAGDSVSVDEPLVELETDKVTIEVPAPASGVLSEILVADGETVEVGALLGSMSEGAGAAPAPKAEAPAAAAPAPAPEAPKPAPNGGATSMPPAPSAAKLMAESGASVDAGSGKRGQVLKEDVLAAIKSGAPAPAAAPAPVAARAPVAMDDASREERVRMTKLRQTIAKRLKDAQNTAAMLTTFNEVDMTNVMALRSTYKDIFEKKHGQKLGFMGFFVKAVIQALKDVPAVNAEIDGTDLVFKNYYHIGVAVGTEKGLVVPVVRDADMMSIAEVEKTIGGYGKRARDGQLKIEEMQGGTFTISNGGVYGSLMSTPILNAPQSGILGMHKIQERPMVVGGKIEIRPMMYLALSYDHRVVDGKEAVTFLVRVKEAIEDPQRLVLDL